The following proteins are encoded in a genomic region of Alnus glutinosa chromosome 8, dhAlnGlut1.1, whole genome shotgun sequence:
- the LOC133876228 gene encoding probable leucine-rich repeat receptor-like protein kinase At2g33170 → MVVHIVTGAIPSEIGNLQSIEIFNIVFNNFIGPIPFEIFNISTVQVISMVCNNFSGHLPSNVGFFLPNLQQLFLWENQLSGTIPNSISNALQLTLLNLSNNSFSGLIPKALEFNFFSSLSNLTYLKQLDLSSNLLNNILFDSIGYLPTSLEELYIDHCNIKGSIPRDIGNLSNLMTLSLRFNELFGPIPTTVGRLHKLQALRVDNNKLEGLIPFDLCHLESLVELYLGYNELFGPISACVNNLISLRYLYLHFNKLTSTIPLSLWRS, encoded by the exons ATGGTTGTTCATATTGTGACAGGTGCAATACCAAGTGAAATTGGAAATCTACAAAGCATTGAGATCTTTAATATCGTTTTCAACAACTTTATTGGTCCAATTCCATTTGAGATATTTAACATCTCAACAGTACAAGTAATTTCAATGGTTTGCAATAACTTCTCAGGCCATCTTCCATCAAATGTAGGCTTCTTCCTTCCAAATCTTCAGCaactttttctttgggaaaatcAACTAAGTGGAACAATTCCCAACTCTATCTCTAATGCTTTACAACTCACTCTCTTAAACTTGAGCAACAACTCATTCTCAGGCTTAATTCCTAAAGCACTTG AGttcaactttttctcttctctgtcAAATTTGACATATCTAAAACAGTTAGATTTGTCAAGTAATTTACTGAATAACATCCTTTTTGATTCCATTGGATATCTCCCAACTTCTCTTGAAGAACTTTACatagatcattgcaatattAAGGGCAGCATTCCTAGAGATATAGGCAATTTAAGCAACTTGATGACTTTGTCTCTACGGTTCAATGAATTGTTTGGACCTATTCCAACTACTGTGGGAAGATTGCACAAGCTTCAAGCATTGAGAGTTGATAATAATAAACTAGAAGGTCTCATACCATTTGATCTTTGTCATTTAGAGAGCTTGGTTGAGTTGTATTTAGGTTATAATGAGCTTTTTGGACCTATTTCTGCATGTGTAAATAATCTGATTTCTCTAAGATATCTTTACTTACACTTCAACAAATTAACTTCTACTATTCCCTTGAGTTTGTGGAGATCTTAA